A single region of the Egicoccus sp. AB-alg6-2 genome encodes:
- a CDS encoding SDR family NAD(P)-dependent oxidoreductase, whose product MTWDPRGKVAVVTGASSGIGDATVRRLAGVGMVVYAAARRTDRLEALAAELPGVVPHTADVTDQDAVDALAARVRDERGVCHALVNNAGIGGGVFNGRDDLDDALRTLDVNLGGVVRCMAAFADLLEAGAPSRVVNVASVAGKLGIGPAAYAASKFGVVGFSEALALSWRSRGITVCQLNPGYIETEGFTQAQIKRTPLGRLVGQPDIVADAVADVLASGRTERTVPTFYRAFVTLRHLAPPVYTAIARRMARSGGTRD is encoded by the coding sequence ATGACGTGGGATCCCCGAGGCAAGGTGGCGGTGGTGACCGGCGCCTCCAGCGGCATCGGTGACGCGACCGTGCGGCGCCTGGCCGGCGTGGGCATGGTCGTGTACGCGGCGGCCCGCCGCACCGACCGCCTCGAGGCATTGGCCGCCGAGCTCCCCGGCGTCGTGCCGCACACCGCCGACGTGACCGACCAGGACGCCGTCGACGCCTTGGCGGCACGCGTGCGTGACGAACGCGGGGTCTGCCACGCCCTCGTCAACAACGCCGGAATCGGGGGCGGGGTGTTCAACGGTCGTGACGACCTCGACGACGCCTTGCGGACCCTCGACGTCAACCTCGGCGGGGTCGTGCGCTGCATGGCCGCCTTCGCCGACCTGCTGGAGGCCGGCGCGCCCTCCCGGGTCGTCAACGTCGCCTCGGTGGCGGGCAAGCTCGGGATCGGACCTGCGGCCTATGCCGCCAGCAAGTTCGGCGTCGTCGGCTTCAGCGAGGCGCTCGCCCTTTCCTGGCGGTCGCGCGGGATCACGGTCTGCCAATTGAACCCCGGCTACATCGAGACCGAGGGGTTCACCCAGGCGCAGATCAAGCGCACCCCGCTCGGGCGCCTCGTCGGCCAGCCGGACATCGTCGCCGATGCGGTCGCCGACGTCCTCGCCAGCGGCCGGACCGAGCGCACCGTGCCGACCTTCTACCGGGCGTTCGTCACCCTGCGTCACCTGGCGCCGCCGGTGTACACCGCGATCGCACGGCGTATGGCGCGGTCGGGCGGTACGCGCGACTGA